A region from the Candidatus Binataceae bacterium genome encodes:
- a CDS encoding cytochrome P450: QPLPQLELLSYFFLLVVAGNETTRNATTGGLLALIENPDQWDRLRKNPALLKPAVEEIVRWTTPVIQFARTAVEDTEVRGQKIRAGESVCLFYPSANRDEEVFDNPFKFDVSRDPNPHIAFGIGEHFCLGANLARLELEVIFRQVIERMEYAELAGPVERLRSSFVGGIKHMPIKMKLNPARK, translated from the coding sequence GACAGCCACTGCCACAGCTCGAACTGCTCTCATACTTTTTCCTGCTGGTGGTGGCCGGCAATGAGACCACCCGCAATGCAACCACCGGTGGCCTGCTCGCGCTGATCGAAAACCCCGATCAATGGGATCGGCTAAGAAAAAATCCAGCGCTACTCAAGCCAGCGGTCGAAGAGATCGTGCGTTGGACCACACCGGTGATTCAGTTCGCGCGCACTGCCGTCGAAGACACGGAAGTTCGCGGTCAGAAGATTCGCGCGGGTGAATCGGTATGCCTGTTTTACCCGTCAGCGAATCGCGACGAAGAAGTCTTCGATAACCCGTTCAAGTTCGACGTGAGCCGCGATCCCAATCCGCACATTGCGTTCGGAATCGGCGAGCACTTCTGTCTGGGGGCCAACCTCGCCCGACTGGAACTCGAAGTCATCTTCCGCCAGGTGATCGAACGGATGGAATACGCCGAGCTCGCTGGCCCGGTCGAGCGGCTGCGCTCCAGCTTCGTCGGCGGTATCAAGCACATGCCTATCAAGATGAAGCTGAATCCCGCCCGCAAGTGA
- a CDS encoding Gfo/Idh/MocA family oxidoreductase, translated as MATTQAVLDSLSQRWAQPTAPRPIVLVGAGSIVRDAHLPTYVRLGFPVAGIFDINHSAAAQRVAQFKLPRAFDSLKAALATDAVFDIAVPPHQIAAILEQMSPNSAVLIQKPMGRDLADARRILALCRERQLTAAMNFQLRFAPNMLALRDAAGRDLLGEFTDLEVRIMLHTPWNYWAFLKREPRLEVLMHSIHYLDLLRSMLGEPRGVYCKAVRHPELPDYADARTSIILDYEDRIRASLTMNHTHKFNPRYAVSQLKLEGTRGAAIAKMGVNLNYPEGEPDRLEVTTGDDWHEVPLRGSWFLEAFEGPMSNLQRFVAGEDKALISPIEDAFKTMALVEACYESSARGGTPIPRE; from the coding sequence CAGGCAGCATCGTGCGCGACGCGCATCTGCCGACCTATGTGCGCTTGGGGTTTCCGGTCGCAGGAATTTTCGACATCAATCACTCGGCGGCGGCGCAGCGGGTGGCGCAGTTCAAGCTGCCGCGCGCCTTCGACTCGCTAAAGGCGGCGTTGGCGACGGACGCGGTCTTCGACATCGCGGTGCCGCCGCATCAGATCGCCGCAATCCTCGAGCAGATGAGTCCGAATTCGGCGGTGCTGATTCAGAAGCCGATGGGGCGCGATCTTGCGGATGCGCGTCGCATCCTCGCACTGTGCCGCGAACGTCAGCTCACAGCAGCGATGAACTTTCAGCTCCGCTTCGCGCCCAACATGCTGGCGCTGCGCGACGCGGCGGGGCGCGACCTCCTCGGCGAGTTCACCGACCTGGAGGTCCGCATCATGCTGCATACGCCGTGGAACTACTGGGCCTTCCTCAAGCGTGAACCCCGGCTGGAAGTCCTGATGCATTCGATTCATTACCTGGACCTGTTGCGTTCGATGCTGGGTGAGCCGCGCGGGGTCTATTGCAAAGCGGTGCGGCATCCGGAATTGCCGGACTACGCGGATGCACGTACATCGATCATTCTTGACTATGAGGACCGCATTCGCGCGAGCCTGACGATGAACCACACGCATAAATTCAACCCGCGTTACGCGGTCTCGCAACTGAAGCTCGAGGGCACGCGGGGAGCAGCCATTGCGAAGATGGGTGTGAATCTCAACTATCCGGAGGGCGAGCCGGATCGGCTGGAAGTCACGACCGGCGACGACTGGCACGAGGTACCCCTGCGCGGCTCGTGGTTCCTGGAAGCGTTCGAAGGACCGATGTCAAACCTGCAACGATTCGTGGCGGGAGAGGACAAGGCGCTCATCTCGCCAATCGAAGACGCGTTCAAAACGATGGCGCTGGTAGAGGCGTGCTACGAGTCGAGCGCCCGCGGCGGAACGCCGATTCCAAGAGAATAG